In a single window of the Thermus thermamylovorans genome:
- a CDS encoding glycerate kinase type-2 family protein: MKELLEAAFLEALRAAHPYRLTQRALPPWKPDLVLAVGKGAASMLQAALDRYGEVPYHLTLPKGQDALGLRAVFASHPLPDGESLRAAQEILELLQGLSPKARVLALVSGGGSALWCLPLGISLEEKQALTQGLLQSGASIGEVNAVRKHLSRIKGGKLLLATRARVHALLLSDVPGDDPSVIASGPFHPDPTTYADALAILDRYRLGLEGALRVLERGAKGELPETLKPGHPALRRLSWRMAGRNLDLLKAAQGFLRKEGHRGVILSDRFGGEARALARFHAELAETIRAHGVPFRKPLFLLSGGEAQVRVEGRGLGGRNLEFLLALYAHLKAPLYALAADSDGLDGPSGAAGALLTPGVWALGLDPRPFLAENNSLDFFQKAGTLLKTGPTGTNLNDFRLLFVD, encoded by the coding sequence ATGAAGGAGCTTTTGGAGGCCGCCTTCCTCGAGGCTTTGCGGGCCGCCCACCCCTACCGCCTCACGCAAAGGGCCCTCCCTCCCTGGAAGCCGGACCTGGTCCTGGCGGTGGGCAAGGGGGCGGCCTCCATGCTGCAGGCCGCCTTGGACCGCTACGGGGAGGTGCCCTACCACCTCACCCTGCCCAAGGGCCAAGACGCCCTGGGCCTGAGGGCGGTCTTCGCCAGCCATCCCCTGCCCGATGGGGAAAGCCTAAGGGCGGCCCAGGAGATCCTGGAACTCCTCCAGGGGCTTTCCCCCAAGGCCCGGGTCCTGGCCCTGGTCTCGGGCGGGGGAAGCGCCCTTTGGTGCCTGCCCCTGGGGATCTCCCTGGAGGAAAAGCAAGCCCTCACCCAAGGCCTCCTCCAAAGCGGGGCCAGCATCGGGGAGGTGAACGCCGTGCGCAAGCACCTCTCCCGGATCAAGGGGGGAAAGCTCCTCCTGGCCACCAGGGCCCGGGTCCACGCCCTCCTCCTCTCCGACGTGCCGGGGGACGACCCCAGCGTCATCGCCTCCGGACCCTTCCACCCCGACCCCACCACCTACGCCGACGCCCTGGCCATCCTGGACCGCTACCGGCTGGGCCTCGAGGGGGCCCTGCGGGTGCTGGAGCGGGGGGCTAAGGGGGAGCTCCCGGAAACCCTCAAGCCTGGCCACCCCGCCCTAAGGCGGCTTTCCTGGCGGATGGCCGGGCGTAACCTGGACCTCCTGAAGGCCGCCCAGGGGTTTTTGCGGAAGGAGGGGCACCGGGGAGTCATCCTCTCCGACCGCTTCGGCGGCGAGGCCCGGGCCCTGGCCCGCTTCCACGCGGAACTGGCGGAAACCATCCGCGCCCACGGGGTGCCCTTCCGAAAACCCCTTTTCCTCCTCTCTGGCGGCGAGGCCCAGGTGCGGGTGGAGGGAAGGGGCCTTGGGGGAAGGAACCTGGAGTTCCTCCTGGCCCTCTACGCCCACCTGAAGGCCCCCCTCTACGCCCTGGCCGCGGACTCCGACGGGCTGGACGGGCCTTCAGGGGCGGCGGGGGCCCTCCTCACCCCCGGGGTCTGGGCCCTGGGGCTGGACCCCAGGCCCTTCCTGGCGGAGAACAACAGCCTGGACTTTTTCCAGAAGGCGGGCACCCTCCTGAAGACTGGCCCCACCGGCACCAACCTCAACGACTTCCGCCTCCT